From one Rattus norvegicus strain BN/NHsdMcwi chromosome 7, GRCr8, whole genome shotgun sequence genomic stretch:
- the Tigd5 gene encoding tigger transposable element derived 5 translates to MYPASPSAGPALHPVPHRARLPRPRCLAEPPRSPAPGPGSTARPPPPAPGPRPRVAVKMTFRKAYSIKDKLQAIERVKGGERQASVCRDFGVPGGTLRGWLKDEPKLRWFLDQLGGEVGTQRKKMRLANEEEIDRAVYSWFLTLRQHGVPLSGPVIQAQAEAFARQIYGPECTFKASHGWFWRWQKRHGISSQRIYGEAEPPVAGPAPVKEEPAQPSSAGLLLDGTPATLPHSEGGYGDEQIYNANVTGLYWRLLPEQNATPGTGDSREPGECSRRWCSDRVTVLLAANLTGSHKLKPLVIGQLPDPPSLRHHNQDKFPASYRYSPDAWLSRPLLRGWFFEEFVPGVKRYLRRSCLQQKAVLLVAHPPCPSWTTSMPAVEESEGTPRQCQPELLGSPEELQTPDGAVRVLFLSRGNSRAHIPAPLEHGVVAAFKHLYKRELLRLAVSCASGSPLDFMRSFMLKDMLYLAGLSWDLVQAGSIERCWLLGLRAAFEPGQQPAHQVEEAAEHSRMLSDLTHLAALAYKRLAPEEVAEWLHLDDDGGLPEGCGEEVAPAAPPSPASLPSSIGAGEEEEEEATEQGGVLVPTAGEAVWGLETALRWLESQDPREVGPLRLVQLRSLITMARRLGGIGPSAAASDDGV, encoded by the coding sequence ATGTACCCCGCGAGCCCTTCAGCCGGCCCAGCCTTGCACCCGGTCCCTCATCGCGCTCGTCTTCCCCGGCCCCGGTGCCTTGCGGAGCCACCGCGATCGCCGGCGCCCGGCCCGGGTTCCACAGCGCGCCCACCGCCCCCAGCACCCGGGCCGAGGCCCCGGGTGGCCGTGAAGATGACTTTCCGTAAGGCCTACTCCATCAAAGACAAGCTACAAGCCATCGAGCGCGTCAAGGGCGGTGAGCGGCAGGCCAGCGTGTGCCGCGACTTTGGCGTGCCAGGAGGCACACTGCGCGGCTGGCTCAAGGACGAGCCCAAGTTGCGCTGGTTTTTGGACCAGCTAGGTGGAGAAGTGGGCACGCAGCGCAAGAAGATGCGTCTGGCCAACGAGGAGGAGATCGACCGCGCCGTCTACTCGTGGTTCCTCACCTTGCGCCAGCACGGCGTGCCACTGTCCGGACCAGTTATCCAAGCTCAGGCTGAGGCCTTTGCTCGCCAGATCTACGGCCCCGAGTGTACCTTCAAGGCTAGCCACGGCTGGTTCTGGCGCTGGCAGAAGCGCCATGGCATCTCTAGCCAGCGCATCTATGGTGAGGCTGAGCCCCCGGTCGCAGGACCCGCGCCTGTCAAAGAGGAGCCTGCGCAGCCCTCGAGCGCAGGTCTTCTACTTGACGGTACGCCGGCCACTCTACCCCATTCCGAGGGTGGCTATGGCGACGAGCAGATCTACAATGCTAACGTTACTGGTCTTTATTGGAGGTTACTTCCGGAGCAGAACGCAACTCCGGGCACTGGGGACTCCAGGGAGCCTGGTGAGTGCAGCCGGCGCTGGTGTAGCGACCGAGTGACAGTACTGCTGGCTGCCAACCTGACGGGCAGCCACAAGCTAAAACCACTAGTCATCGGGCAGCTACCAGACCCACCCAGCCTGCGTCACCACAACCAGGACAAGTTCCCAGCCTCCTACCGCTACAGTCCAGATGCCTGGCTCAGCCGCCCTCTTCTTCGGGGCTGGTTCTTCGAGGAATTCGTCCCTGGTGTCAAGCGCTACCTGCGCCGAAGCTGCCTGCAACAGAAGGCTGTGCTGCTGGTGGCCCATCCACCCTGTCCAAGCTGGACCACTAGCATGCCTGCCGTGGAGGAGAGCGAGGGGACTCCCAGGCAGTGCCAGCCTGAGCTCCTTGGGTCCCCAGAGGAGCTTCAAACACCTGATGGTGCGGTTCGAGTCCTCTTCTTGTCCAGGGGCAACAGCCGAGCACACATCCCTGCACCGTTGGAGCATGGTGTGGTGGCAGCCTTCAAGCATTTGTACAAACGGGAGCTTCTGAGGCTTGCCGTGTCTTGTGCCAGTGGCTCTCCTCTGGACTTCATGAGGAGCTTCATGCTCAAGGACATGCTATACCTGGCTGGCCTCTCTTGGGACTTGGTCCAGGCAGGCAGCATAGAGCGCTGCTGGCTGCTGGGTCTGCGAGCAGCCTTTGAGCCTGGGCAGCAGCCTGCCCACCAGGTAGAGGAGGCTGCCGAACACAGCAGGATGCTCAGTGACCTCACACATCTGGCAGCTCTGGCTTACAAACGCCTGGCACCTGAAGAGGTGGCAGAGTGGCTACACCTGGATGATGATGGAGGTCTCCCTGAGGGTTGCGGAGAAGAAGTGGCCCCTGCAGCTCCTCCATCCCCAGCTAGCCTGCCCTCCagcattggggctggagaggaggaggaggaagaggccacTGAACAAGGAGGAGTTTTGGTCCCCACTGCTGGGGAAGCTGTTTGGGGACTAGAGACAGCTCTGAGGTGGTTGGAAAGTCAGGATCCTAGAGAAGTGGGACCGCTGAGGCTTGTGCAGCTACGGTCCCTCATCACCATGGCACGGAGGCTTGGGGGCATTGGCCCCTCAGCAGCAGCTTCTGATGATGGTGTGTGA